From Candidatus Hydrogenedens sp., a single genomic window includes:
- a CDS encoding transposase codes for MKYDPDKHHRCSIRLWGYDYSQSGAYFITLCTHERRCLFGEI; via the coding sequence ATGAAATACGACCCCGACAAACATCACAGGTGTTCTATCCGATTGTGGGGATATGATTATTCGCAATCGGGCGCATATTTTATTACCCTTTGCACACACGAACGGCGATGTTTATTTGGGGAAATTA
- the ndk gene encoding nucleoside-diphosphate kinase, with protein sequence MSKERTFVMIKPDGVARRFVGECIRRFEQRGLKLVAIKMQILTREKAEEHYKEHKGKDFFDSLVSFICCGPTVQMVWEGEDAINQVRSMIGNTNPLKSAPGTIRGDFALITQMNIVHASDSPQSAEREISLYFSPQDILEYKADDEKWLTSK encoded by the coding sequence ATGTCGAAAGAACGCACTTTTGTAATGATTAAGCCGGATGGGGTTGCTCGTCGTTTCGTCGGTGAGTGTATTCGCCGATTTGAGCAACGGGGGCTTAAATTGGTTGCGATTAAGATGCAGATATTAACTCGTGAGAAGGCGGAGGAGCATTATAAGGAACATAAGGGTAAGGATTTTTTTGATAGTTTGGTGAGTTTTATTTGTTGCGGTCCTACGGTTCAGATGGTTTGGGAAGGTGAAGATGCAATTAATCAGGTTCGTAGCATGATAGGGAATACCAATCCTCTGAAATCGGCACCGGGAACGATTCGTGGAGATTTTGCTTTGATAACGCAGATGAATATTGTCCATGCTTCGGACAGTCCTCAATCGGCGGAGCGTGAAATATCGCTTTATTTTTCGCCCCAGGATATATTAGAATATAAGGCGGACGATGAAAAATGGTTAACAAGTAAATAA
- a CDS encoding DUF1844 domain-containing protein encodes MSDEEKKIIIDEDWKSKVQKEKEELQKKLEEEKSKKTEEGELSPEESITPSFETIVGILTTDAMLALGVIAPQGSQQVMIDLEQAQFFIDLLIVLREKTKGNLSPQEEGILNNSIAQLQEIYLVRNQQYHEAQLRQAGLKPNPEK; translated from the coding sequence GTGAGCGACGAAGAAAAGAAAATAATCATCGATGAAGATTGGAAGTCGAAAGTCCAGAAAGAGAAAGAAGAACTTCAAAAGAAGTTAGAAGAGGAAAAATCTAAAAAAACCGAAGAAGGCGAACTCTCTCCGGAAGAATCAATTACTCCCTCTTTTGAAACTATTGTAGGTATTCTAACCACCGATGCTATGCTGGCATTAGGGGTTATTGCTCCTCAAGGAAGCCAGCAGGTTATGATTGATTTAGAACAGGCTCAGTTCTTCATTGATTTGCTGATTGTTTTACGCGAAAAGACCAAGGGAAATCTTTCCCCACAGGAAGAAGGTATTCTGAACAATTCCATTGCTCAGTTACAGGAAATTTATCTGGTGCGTAATCAGCAATATCATGAGGCACAATTACGACAGGCAGGATTAAAACCCAATCCTGAAAAATAG
- a CDS encoding transposase, giving the protein MKYDPNKHHRRSIRLWGYDYSQSGAYFITLCTHERRCLFGEIINGQMRLNELGLIVHDEWFRSAKIRGEIELLNDEFVIMPNHIHGIVRILDNNVWATGRSPLQQPRGPLKKSISSFVAGFKSATTKRINKYQNTPGNPVWQRNYYEHVIRNEKELHDIRAYIFNNPENWETDENYL; this is encoded by the coding sequence ATGAAATACGACCCCAATAAACATCACAGGCGTTCTATCCGATTGTGGGGATATGATTATTCGCAATCGGGGGCATATTTTATTACCCTTTGCACACACGAACGGCGATGTTTATTTGGGGAAATTATAAATGGGCAAATGCGGTTAAATGAATTGGGGTTAATCGTACATGATGAATGGTTTCGTTCGGCAAAAATACGAGGGGAAATTGAATTGTTGAATGATGAATTTGTAATAATGCCCAACCATATTCACGGAATTGTGAGGATTTTGGATAATAATGTTTGGGCGACCGGCCGGTCGCCCCTACAACAACCGCGTGGCCCATTAAAAAAATCAATATCATCATTTGTTGCGGGATTTAAATCCGCCACCACCAAACGCATCAACAAATACCAAAATACCCCTGGCAATCCCGTCTGGCAACGGAATTATTACGAACATGTTATCCGCAATGAAAAAGAATTGCATGATATTCGTGCATATATTTTTAATAATCCCGAGAATTGGGAAACGGATGAAAATTATTTGTGA